One stretch of Lytechinus variegatus isolate NC3 chromosome 17, Lvar_3.0, whole genome shotgun sequence DNA includes these proteins:
- the LOC121430807 gene encoding uncharacterized protein LOC121430807, whose protein sequence is MDQMNDTFPQEITQAPPENPMYAGGIAVLVAFVLFMYWGSLNEKDDTDDEKKEKSKKPRANWLQGKIIHGDKKRKRKDKQKGVYSVSDAMSKHLLEDTGQDEPIYKKCDKCRYPEHNMQLKATSSNFNGAHIPCRTSKMSNKTERSASCNRVGHPLLKSIEDDRSPVGIPRKKRAHSSPEIVVINSELKNDACTCVRSIKNGENGTYPPKRKSWVSPSCDDNVTLVRFCEQNCERTSEFTARDSLHFEKETKVNRLDLDRPLVKCKTATSCGVGPKANGKVLRQLDDASVRLESHPNVAIAILAESVI, encoded by the exons ATGGATCAGATGAATGACACCTTTCCTCAAGAAATAACGCAAG CTCCTCCTGAGAACCCAATGTATGCAGGTGGAATAGCCGTGCTGGTCGCCTTTGTGCTTTTCATGTACTGGGGATCACTCAACGAAAAGGA TGACACTGATGACGAGAAAAAGGAAAAGTCGAAGAAGCCGCGTGCAAACTGGTTACAGGGAAAAATTATTCATGGAgataagaaaaggaagaggaaagaCAAACAGAAAGGTGTTTATAGTGTGAGTGACGCAATGTCGAAACATTTGCTCGAAGATACAGGGCAAGACGAGCCTATCTATAAGAAGTGCGACAAGTGTCGATACCCGGAACACAACATGCAACTTAAAGCGACATCTTCCAATTTCAATGGGGCACATATACCTTGTAGAACCTCTAAAATGAGCAATAAAACTGAACGTAGTGCCAGCTGCAACCGAGTTGGACATCCTTTACTGAAAAGTATAGAGGATGATCGTTCGCCTGTAGGTATACCTCGAAAAAAGCGCGCCCATTCGTCACCTGAGATCGTCGTGATAAATTCCGAGCTGAAGAACGACGCATGCACGTGTGTACGCTCCATAAAGAATGGCGAGAATGGGACATATCCTCCTAAAAGAAAGTCCTGGGTTTCACCTTCTTGCGATGACAACGTAACCCTCGTCAGGTTTTGCGAGCAAAATTGTGAGAGAACATCTGAGTTCACAGCCAGGGATAGTTTGCATTTTGAAAAAGAGACCAAAGTTAATCGGTTAGACCTTGACAGGCCTCTTGTAAAATGCAAGACGGCCACCTCATGCGGAGTTGGACCGAAGGCCAACGGGAAAGTTCTCCGACAACTGGATGATGCCTCTGTCCGTCTCGAGAGCCACCCGAATGTTGCGATCGCCATTTTGGCCGAATCGGTTATATGA